A window of Longimicrobiaceae bacterium genomic DNA:
CGGCCTGGAATCGGTTCCAGATAAGGCGCGAGCACCGCACCGCCCCGCGCCGGCCGCATCTACTTGCTGCTACCGGGCCTCCTGCTCCTGTTCGGATCCCACAGAACAGATTATGTGGAGTTCTCTTCCGCATATTCGGTCGTGGGACGGATTATGCGACAGCGGGCAACATCGATCTGCCGCAGTATACGACGCCCTGCCCTGCACGAACAAGACGTTCCGTCCCGCCCGGGTTCCTTGGCCAGGTCGTGCGTATCCTCCTTCTGATCGGCGCGCCAGGGCACTCCGTTTCGAGCGTCGTAGCGCAGCTTATCGGCCATTCCAAACTGGTGCACCGGGCGCACCGATGTTTCCCCCACCTCGGACCCATGGAGGCCCCGATGCTCCGGACCGGCAAGCACCTCTCCATCCGGCTCATTCTCGCCGCCCTCGCCATCGCCGGGTGCGAGCGCACCACGCCCACGGAGCTGGAGGCGCGGGCGTCGGCGACGGCCACCCGCCACCCGATCCTGTTCGTGCACGGGTGGCAGGGGAACGCTCGCAGTGGGACGTGATGATCTCGCGCTTCAAGGCGGACGGCTGGACCGACGCCGAGCTCAGCGCGTGGTCGTACAACACCAGCCAGTCGAACGCCACCACCGCGGCCGAGGTCTCCGCGCTCAGCGGAAGGCCGAGATCCCGGTGATCTCCCGGCCCACGATCAGCGCCTGCACCGAGTCGGTCCCCTCGTAGGTGTAGACCGCCTCCATGTCCATCCAGTGCCGGGCGACGTGGTGGTCCAGCAGGATCCCGTTCCCGCCCAGCATCTCCCGCGCCTCGGCGACCACCCAGCGCGCCTTCTTCGCGGTGGTCATCTTCGCCAGCGACGCCATCCCGTCCGTCATGCGCCCCTCCGCGGCCAGGCGGCTCAGCCGAAGGCAGAGCATCTGCATGGAGGTGATCTCGGCCAGCATGTTCGCCAGCTTGTGCTGCACGAGCTGGAAGGAGGCGATCGGCTTCCCGAACTGCACCCGCTCCTTCGCGTAGACGAGCGCCGCCTCGTACGCCGCCACCGCGTGGCCGATGGCCGTCCACCCCACGCCGTAGCGAGTGGTGGAGAGCACCCGCGTGGTGTCCTTGAAGGTCCGGGCGTGCGCGAGCCGGTTCGCGGCGGGGATGCGCACCCCGTCCAGGTGGACGTCCGCCTGCCAGACGGCGCGCTTGGAGGTCTTCCCGGTCATCACCTCGGCGTGGTAGCCGGGGGTGCCCTTCTCCACCAGGAACCCGCCCACGCTCCCCTCGTCGTCGCGCGCCCAGACGACGACCACGTCCGCGAACGAGGCGTTGCCGATCCAGCGCTTCCGCCCCTCCAGCACGTACTCGCCGCCCTCGCGCCGCGCGCGGGTCTCCAGCGACACCACGTCCGAGCCGTGCTCGGGCTCGGTGAGCGCGAACGCGCCGATCGCCTCCAGCCGCGCCATGGAGGGGAGCCAGTGCTCCTTCTGCTCCTCCGAGCCCAGGAGGTAGATGGACTGCATGGCGAGCCCGGAGTGCACGCCGAAGAAGGTCACGACGCTCCCGTCGCCGCGGGCCAGCTCCATGCGCACCATGCTGTCCGCCATGATGCTGAGCCCCGGCGCCCCGTAGCCGCGGATGGTCCCGCCGATCACGCCCAGCTCCGCCAGCTTCGGTACCAGGAAGGCGGGAAACTCCGCGCGGTCCACGTACTCGCCGATCACGGGGACGACCTCCCGGTCGCAAAAGTCGCGCACCCGGTCGCGGACGGCGAGCTCCTCGGGGGTGAGGAGCTCGTCCATGAGGTAGTAGTCGGTGCCCCGGGAGAGGCCCAGCTCGAGCGGCACGGCGGGCCTCAGCCGTAGACCTCGAAGATGCCGGCCGCGCCCATCCCGCCGCCCACGCACATCGTCACCAGCCCCACCCCGCCGCCGCGGCGGCCCAGCTCGTGGATGAGCTGCGTGGAGAGCTTGGCGCCGGTGGCCCCCAGCGGGTGCCCCAGCGCGATGGCGCCGCCGTTCACGTTGGTCCGGTCCTCGGGCATGTCCAGCTCGCGCATGACGCCCAGGACCTGCGCCGCGAACGCCTCATTCAGCTCGATCAGGTCCACGTCGCCCAGCGCCATCCCGGCGCGCCGGAGCGCCTTCGGCACGGCCTTCACGGGCGCGATCCCCATGATGTCCGGGTCCACGCCGCTGGTGGCGAAGGTGACGAAGCGGGCCAGGGGCCGCACGCCGAGCGCGTCCGCCTTCTGGCGGTTCATCAGCACCAGCGCGCCCGCGCCGTCCGAGTACGGCGACGCGTTCCCGGCGGTGACGGTGCCGTCCACCTTGAAGGCCGGACGCAGCTTCGCGAGCTTCTCGAGCGAGGTGTCGGGGCGCACCAGCTCGTCCTGCCGGAAGACGACCTCCTCCGTTCTCCGGGCGGTCCCCTCCCAGCGGTCGCGCTCCACGGTGATCGGCACGATCTCCGCGTCGAAGCGCCCCTCGCCGAGCGCGCGCGCCGCGCGCTGGTGGCTGCGCAGCGCCCACGCGTCCTGGTCCTCCCGGTTCACCTTCCAGCGCTCGGCCACCCGCTCGGCCGTGAACCCCATCCCGATGTAGGCGTCGTCCAGCTCCGGGTGCAGCTCCTTGTGGAAGCCGCCCATGGGGATCTGGCTCATCATCTCGATCCCGCCCGCCACCACGGCGTCCGCCATCCCGGTCATGATGGCCTGCGCTCCCATGGCGATGGTCTGCAGCCCGGAGGAGCAGAAGCGGTTCACGGTGGTGCCGGAGACCTCCACCGGGAAGCCGGCGTGCAGCAGCGCCAGCCGCGCGACGTTCGCGCCCTGCGGCCCCTCCGGCGTCGCGCACCCCCACAGCACGTCGTCCAGCTCCGCCGGATCGATCCCGGCGGCCTCGACGGCGCCCCTCATCACCGCGGCGGACACGTCCACCGGGTGCACGGTGGCGAGCGCGCCGTCCTCCTTCCCCCTGCCGACCGCGCTGCGGACGGCGCTGACGATCACGGCCTCTTGCATGCTTCTCTCCCGGTGCGCGTTCTCGAAGGGTCAGTTGCGGAGCGGCTTTCCGGTCTTGAGCGTGTGGGCGATCCGCTCCTGCGTCTTCTCGGTGCCGAGCAGCCGGAGGAAGCCCTCGCGCTCCAGGTCGAGCACGTCCTGCTCCGTCACCTCGCGCGGGCTGCCGTCGCCCCCGCAGAGGACGTAGGCGACCTCGTTGGCGATCTGCACCTCGTGGTCCGTGATCTGCCCGGCCTCGCGGAGCGCCCAGATCCCGTAGCGCAGGTTCCCGAGCGCCTTCTTTCCCAGGGCGGTGACGGTGCGCGGGAGCGGGGCCGTGTAGCCGGGCGCCAGGTCCAGCACCCGGGCCTTCGCGTCGGCGAGGAGGTGGTGCCGGCCCATGCTGATCCGGTCGCACTCCCGCAGGAAGCCCATGCGGCGGGCCTCCAGCGCGCTCGCGCTCGTCTTCGCCAGGGCGATCAGCCCGAAGGCGCGCCGCACCGCCTCGAAGGGGTCGGCGTCCTCGTACGGCTGCAGGTCGGCGGTGAAGCGGAAGAGGAGCTCCTTGGTGCCCCCGCCCGCGGGGAGCAGCCCCACGCCCGTCTCCACCAGGCCGGTGTAGAGCTCGGCGTGCGCCTGCACCCGGTCCGCGTGGAGCGTCATCTCGGCGCCCCCGCCCAGCGCGAGGCCGAAGGGGGCGACCACCACCGGGAAGGAGGCGCGGCGGATGGACAGGATGGTGTCCTGGAAGGCCCGGACGCTGCGGTCCAGCTCCTCCCACCGCCCCTCCTTCGCGGCGCCCAGGGTGGCGACCAGGTTGGCGCCCGCGCTGAAGGCACGCGCGTCCTCGTGCCCGATCACCAGCCCGGCGCGGTCCTCGCCCGCCACGCGCTCAAGGGCGGTGTGCAGCATCCGCAGCACCCCTTCGCCCAGGGTGCCCAACTTAGAGCGGAACTCCAGCAGCGCCACGCCGTCGCCCAGGTCGAGTAGCGCGGCCTCCGCGCCCTCCTCCAGCACCCGCCCGTCGCGGCCGAGCGCGGCGAGCGAGATCCGGCCCGGCGCCTCCGGCGTCGGGACCACGCTCCCGTCGAAGGCGACGTGACCGTCCTCGCGGTAGAAGGCGGGGCCGGCCCGGCGCAGCAGCTCCGGCTCCGGGAGCCCCTCGGCCGCGATCAGCTCGCGCACGCGGTCCAGCCCCACGGCGTCCATCTGCCGGAACGGGCCCCGCTCGAAGGCGAAGCCCCACTCCAGGGCGCGGTCCACCGCCACGACGTCGTAGGCCAGCTCCGGCGCCTTCTCCAGGGTGTAGTGCCAGGTGCGCGCGTAGAGCGCCCGGGCGAAGGCGCCGTACTTCCCCGGGAGCTCCAGGACGCCGCGCACCCGCTCGGCGAGCGGCTTCCCCTGCAGCTCCGCGACGCCCGGGATCTCGGGCTTCTCCTGCGGCCGGTACTCGCCCGTCTTCCAGTCCAGCGTCCGGATCTGCTTCCCCTCCTTCGTGTAGAAGCCGGCCCCGGTCTTCTCGCCCAGGCGCCCCTGCGCGACCAGGTCGCTCACCCACTCCGGCATGGCGAAGTCCTCGCCCGTGGCCTGCGACAGTCCCTCGCGCACGTGCTTGAGGATGTCGAGCCCGGAGAGATCGGCGGTGCGGAAGGTCGCGGACTTGGGTCGGCCCACCAGCGGGCCGTTGAGGGTGTCGACCTCGTCGATCGTGAGGTCGTGCTCCTCCATGAGCCGCATGGTCTGCACGCTCCCGTACACGCCCAGGCGGTTGGCGATGAAGCCGGGGACGTCCTTCGCCAGCACGGTCCCCTTCCCCAGCACCCGCTCCCCGAACTCCCGGATGGCGCGGATCGTGGCGGGGTCGGTGTCCGGGGTGCGGATGACCTCCAGCAGGTGGAGGTAGCGCACGGGGTTGAAGAAGTGTGTCCCCAGGAAGCGGCGGCGGAAGCCCTCGCCGCGCCCCTCCACCAGGGTCCGCATGGGGATCCCGGAGGTGTTGGTGGCGACGACGGCGTGGGGGGGGAGGAGCTCCTCCAGGCGCGCGTAGAGCGCCTGCTTGGGACCGGGCTGCTCGACGATGGCCTCCACGATCCAGTCGCACCCGGCCAGCTTCTCCAGGTCGTCCTCGGTGTTCCCGGTCTCCACCAGGCGGGCGCGGTCCGGGTCCATGAAGGCGGCGGGCTTCGCCTTCAGCGCCCGCTCCAGCCCCTTCCGCGCGGGGCCGTTCCGGTCCCCTTCGCCGCCGGGGACGTCCAGGAGCACCACGGGTACGCCGGCCGAAGCCGCCAGCGCCGCGATCCCGCTCCCCATCGTACCCGCGCCCACCACCCCAATCTTTCGGATTCGCATACGCTGCCGGTTCGCCTGGTTGATGGTTGCGCCCGATGCGGCACCGCCGACGGGAACGTGGACCGGCACCGAACGGTGTTCGGCTGGAATACACGATATACGTCGCCGGGCCACCCTGGACAAGGGGAACCGACGGAAGCCCCCCGACGGACGTGCCGTCGGGGGGCTTCACCACCTGCTGCTCTGGGCCGGCTCAGGGAGCCGGCGGACCGCTCACAGCTTCATGCTGAGCTTCGCGACCACCCGCCGCCCGAACGACTCTCCGCCGTAGATGTCCTGGTAGCGCCGGTCGCCGAGGTTCTGGACCAGCACGGAGCCGGAGAGGCCGCGCCACAGGTCCGCCGCGGCGTTCAGGTGGAAGATACCGCCGGCGGGGAGGACCGTGGGGTGGCCGTAGGGGCTGGCCGTGGACACGAGCCCGGTGTAGTCGGCCTCGCTGAGATGGTGGTAGGTCAGGTTCACCCACACCGGGCGGAGCGGACGGACGCCGACCTCCGCGTTCACCTTGTGCTCCGGGGCGGTGAGGACGCGCATGCCCTTCGCGTTCTCCAGATCCAGGTAGGCGTAGTTGGCCTGGAACCGCAGCCACTCCGCCGGGAGCACCACCGCCCCGAGCTCGCCGCCCCGCGCGTTCCCTCCCGCCACGCTGGTGAACTCTCCGCGGACGGGGATCGGCGTCCCGTTCGGGAGATGGATGAAGTCGGTCATCTGGAAGCGGACCGCGTTGTCGTACCGGTTGACGAAGAGGTCCGCCGTCAGCGTGAGCGCCGGGTGCGGAGAGCCGATGTAGCCCATCTCGTACGAGGTGATCCCCTCCGGCCTGAGCTTCTCGCTCCCCGCGGCCTCGATCACCAGGCCACCCCCCAGCCGAAGGGGGAGCCGCATGTGGTTCTCCAGCACGGTCGGGTACCGGAAGGCCCGCCCGGCGGACGTGCGGACGGTGTGCAGCGGGGACGGGCGCACCAGCAGGGTGGCCCGTGGGCTGACCTTGCCGCCGGCCAGGGGATGGCGGTCGTAGCGGGCTCCCGCGGTCACCTCCAGCACCCGGGAGATCGACCAGATGTCCTGCACGTAGACCCCGAAGATGTTCTGGTCCGCGTGCTCGGGCATGTAGTAGTTCTCCTCCACGTGGAGGTGGTTCGCCGTCGCGCCCAGGATGCCGCGGTGCGCCCCGAGCGCGCGGCTGAGCGTCACCTCGCCCTCCGTGCGGGTGCTCTCGGTGCCGTCGAGAGCGGGGTCTCCCAGCGTCCGCGCGATGAAGTTGACCCGGCTCCGCAGCTCCGCGCCGCCGACGAGGGCGGGGAGCGTGAAGCCCAGCTGGGCATAGCGGGTCTCGAAGGGCTTGTAGGCGAACGGCTCGCCGAGCGTCCAGAACTGGATGCTCTTCCCGTCGCTCATCCCGCCCGCGAGCTCCACGTCCACGCCGCGGGCGTTGCTCCAGCCCAGGCGCAGGCTCCCCTTGTTCATCTCCGTGGAGCGCTCCAGCCGCGTCCCGTCCGCGGTGACGAACGCGGCCCCGAGGCCGGACGCCGCGGTCTGGGCGAAACCGTCGATGCGGACGGCCGCGGCGGTGTGGCGCACGGTCACGGTGGCCTGCCGCTCGCGGTGCTCCCCGGCCGCCACCGAGGAGACCACGTCGGTACCGCCGGCGGGGCGCCGGGTGGTGATGCTGATCACGCCGTCGTAGGCGTTGCCGCCGTAGAGCGCCGAGCCGGGGCCGCGCACCACTTCGATGCGTTCGACCTGCTCCAGCGCCACCTCGACCGCCTCCCACAGGGTGGTGCTGTGGATCTCGAGCGCCGTGGGACGCCCGTCCACCAGCACGAGCATCCGGGGAGACGCGGGATCGTAGGCGTTGCGCGCGCTGGCGGTGTAGGTCCCGCGCGTCTTGGCCCGCATGCTGAGGCCGGGGACCATGCGGAGGGCGTCGGGCAGGTCCACCGCGCCCATGCGGCGGATGTCCTCGGCCGTGACGACCGTGACGGCCGACGGGGCGTCGGCGATGCGCTGGGCGAACTTGGAGGCCGAGGAGACCTCCTGGTTCAGCAGCGACTCCAGGCTGATCTCGCCGGCGTCCTGCGCGTGCGCCAGCGGGGGAGCGAGCAGCGCCGCGCAGACGCAGGTGAAGAGAACGTGCGTCGACTTCATGATGGTGTACCGATGGGTGGGTGGGTGGGTGGGAGGGTACGAACGGTGAAGGAAAGCGGCGCGGCCCGTACGGCGGGCCCGCCGGTCAGACGTGGATGCGCGCGGTCTCCGCCTGGAGCTCCCGCACGATCCGGTTGAGGGCTTCTGCCGAGCGCGCGACCTCGGCGGTGGACGCGGTCTGTTCTTCGACGGTGGCGGCCATCTCGGTGGCGCTCGCCGCCTGGAGCTCTCCCAGCTCGGCCAGCTCCATGGCGCCGGCGAGCACGTGCTCCAGCGAGCTCCCCTGCTCCACCGCCAGCACGGTGATCTCCCGGACCTCGCCCGCGACCACCTCCACCTCCAGCACCACGCGCTCCAGGAGAGCGGCCGTGGAGCCGATCACCGCGACGCCGTCGGCGACCTCGGCCTCCACGTTCGCCACCGAGGCGACCGCTCCCGAGACCTTGTCGCGGATGGACTCCACCGACTCGCCGATCTCGGCGGTGTGCCGGGCGGCGGCCTCTGCGAGCTTGCGGACCTCGTCGGCCACCACGGCGAAGCCGCGGCCGTACTCGCCGGCACGGGCCGCCTCGATCGCGGCGTTCAGCGCCAGCAGGTTCGTCTGGGCGGCGATCCCCCGGATCGCGCCGACCACGGCGTCGATGCGCCCCGACAGCGCGTGCAGCTCGTCCATGGCCCGGCGCGTCTCGGCGGTGCGCTCCGAGATCCGGCTCATCTTGCCACGGGCGCGCTCCGCCACTCCGTGCCCCTCGCGGGCCGACTCCACGACCCCGGCGGCCGACCGTCCGGCCCCCGTGGCGCGCCCCCGGACCTGCTCGGCCAGCTCCGCCGTCTGGCGCGCCTGCTCGGCGTTCTCGCGCAGCCGGTCCACCTGCCGGGTGGCGTTCTCGGCCACGTGCTCGATGCTCTCGCTGAGCGCCTCGGCCGAGGCGGAGAGCTGCTCCAGCGCGATGGCGATCTCCTCGCCGCCGGCGGTCACCCCGCCGGCGGCCCGCTTGACCGAGCCCACCAGGGTGCCGGTCTCCGCCAGGAACCCGTTGATCCACCCCGCCAGCCGGCCCGGCTCGTCGCCACCGGTCTCGGGGACGCGGCGGGTCAGGTCCCACCTGCCGTCGGCGGTGACGTCCGAGACGGTCGCCACCACCAGCTGCACCGAGCGGACGATGCCGCGGGCCAGCAGCAGGGAGATGACCAGGCCGGAGAGCAGGAAGGCCAGCGACAGCACCCCCGCGAAGATCACGCTCTCCCGGACGCGCGCGCGCAGCGCGGCCGTGGACAGCTCCAGGACCACCGCGGCCTCCCCGACCGCCAGCGGCAGCGGCCGGGAGACGAAGACCGCGCCGTCCCGGCGTACCTGCGCTTCGCCCGAGAGCACCGCCTGGGGAACGGCGTCCGTGCTGGACCCCTCGCGAACCAGCGCGCGGCCGTCCTGGTAGACGGCGATCTGCACCAGCTCCGGCACCAGCGAGGCGTTCTCCCGGACGATCTGGCGCACGGTGGCCGTGTCGCCGAACTCCAGGGCGGGTGCGACGGGGCTCCCGATCAGCGCCGCCAGCCGGGCGCCCTGCTCACCCAGCCGCGTCTCGGCGCGCCGGAGCTCCTGCCACTGCCCCGCCAGGAAGACGGCCACGAACGCCACGAAGAGCAGGTCCACGGCCGCGAACCCGAGGAGAAACTTGCCGCGCAGCCCCAGGTCGGCGAACCAGCGCGAGACGGCGGCGCGCCGCTTTGGGACCGCTCCTTCGGCCGGGGTGGGCTCGTCCGGGCGCTCGGGCTCCTGCGGAGCAGGAAGTGCCGTGCCCGGAAACGGCGGCTCCACCGCGCGGAGCCGGTTGGGCGCCTTCACCTGGATCACTGCACCACCGTCGCGATCTGGAGGAGGCTGGAGGGCAGGTCGGCCCCCGCACCCCGCGCGGAGGGAAGGTTGATGACGAGCTGCGGGCGCCCGCCCGCCGTCCCCACTCCCACGGGCACGCCGCGGCGCACCCACTCCGAGTTCCCGGTCATCATCAGGGTGCGGCTGGCGCCGCCCGCGGCCACGAGCTGGTCCACGCGCGCATCCAGCCCGGCGGTCAGGTACGCGGCCACGGCCCGGTTGCGGCGCAGGGCGGCGTCCACCTGGCCGGCGGCCACGTTGATCTCCACCAGCCGGATCGTCCGGCCGTTCACGGTCGTGATCTTCCCGCCGCGCACCGCCCGGGCGAAGGCGCTCCGCGACTCGCTGGAGGCGGTGCTGGCGGCGTCGTAGAGCACCGCGACCACCACGTCACCGTCGCCGGAGCGATCGAGCGCGCGGTCGTAGGCGAGAACGCGGAGCAGGAGCGGCACCTGGACGTCGAGCGGCAGGTCGGTCTGCGCCCCGAGACGGGGAATGCAGGCCAGGAGAAGGAGCGCAGCGGCGATCGGGACGCGCAGCTTGCGAGTCGGCTTCGGCATGGGAGAGCTCGGGTGTGGCGTGGGACGGGGAAGGCGTGCTTCGGGACGGCGGCGACGGGAGAGAACAAAACGCCCGCACGCGGGGCGGCGGCTCGGGATGCGGGGAGCCGAAGCATGGGCGTGCGGGCACGCGGATGCGGAGCTTCGGCGGCCGGACGATCTCCCGGGGGAGACTCCTGGCTTTGCGGCCCCGCCTCGCGACGGGTGTGCCTTTTTCGGACTTCTGCAACAGCGCAGCGCGCTTGGACAGAGCTGTAACGTGGAGCGGGAAGATTACGGGTCTGCCCGCCGGTTGTCAAGGAGCTAAGTCATTGCCAGTTTGAGGCATAATCCATACGGTCAGAACGCCCCCACGTTGCGCGCTCCCTGGCTGCCGGGTCAGGCGGGCGGCGTCGGCGAGGGCGCCTGGATCACCCCCTCCTCCAGCCAGGCGTGCCGTCCGCCGAGCACCTCCTGCGCGACCTGGTAGGTGTAGGGGTCGTCGTTGTCGAACACCTGCGAGAAGAGCTGCTCCACCCGTCGGCGCGCCCCGCGGCAGAACAGGTCCGCGAGCTCCACGGCGCTCCGGTCGTGCGGGGTGGTCCCGGCCAGGTGCCGGGCGTAGACGCAGGCGGCGCTGATGGCGAAGAGCTCCGCGCCGACGTCCACCAGCCGGAAGAGGACCGCCTGCTTCCGCTCCAGCTTCGGCCCGAAGCGCGCCATGGCCTGCGCCAGCGTGCGCGCCAGCCTGCGCGAGGCGCGTGCCGCGAAGCGCACGTGGCCGGCCAGCTCGCCGTACTCCGCGTAGCGGGATCCGCCCACCGCCCCCGCCAGGTTCCCCCCGTACCAGGCCGCCATGTGCATCCCGAGCCCCACCGCGGCGCGCGCCCGTGCCCCCGCGGGCGCCTCCCGGTCGACGAAGGCGCCGGCCTTCTGCAGGTGCGGGTCCACCGCCTCGCGGGCGATGAAGAGGCGCATGATCTCGGAGCTCCCCTCGAAGATGCGGTTGATGCGCATCCCCCGCATCGCCTTCTCCACGGCGATGGGCGCCTCGCCGCGCGCGGCCAGCGACTCGGCGGTCTCGTAGCCCCGCCCGCCGCGGATCTGCATCGTGTCGTCCACCACCTTCCAGCCGACTTCGGAGTTGAAGAGCTTGGCGAGCGCGGCCTCCAGGCGGATGTCCAGCTTCCCGTCGTCGGCGAGCGCGGCGCAGAGCTCGGCGACGGCCTCCATGGCGAAGGTGTCGGCCGCGAGCTTCGCCAGCATCTGCGCCACCGCTTCGTGCTTCCCGA
This region includes:
- a CDS encoding acyl-CoA dehydrogenase family protein, translated to MPLELGLSRGTDYYLMDELLTPEELAVRDRVRDFCDREVVPVIGEYVDRAEFPAFLVPKLAELGVIGGTIRGYGAPGLSIMADSMVRMELARGDGSVVTFFGVHSGLAMQSIYLLGSEEQKEHWLPSMARLEAIGAFALTEPEHGSDVVSLETRARREGGEYVLEGRKRWIGNASFADVVVVWARDDEGSVGGFLVEKGTPGYHAEVMTGKTSKRAVWQADVHLDGVRIPAANRLAHARTFKDTTRVLSTTRYGVGWTAIGHAVAAYEAALVYAKERVQFGKPIASFQLVQHKLANMLAEITSMQMLCLRLSRLAAEGRMTDGMASLAKMTTAKKARWVVAEAREMLGGNGILLDHHVARHWMDMEAVYTYEGTDSVQALIVGREITGISAFR
- a CDS encoding thiolase family protein, encoding MQEAVIVSAVRSAVGRGKEDGALATVHPVDVSAAVMRGAVEAAGIDPAELDDVLWGCATPEGPQGANVARLALLHAGFPVEVSGTTVNRFCSSGLQTIAMGAQAIMTGMADAVVAGGIEMMSQIPMGGFHKELHPELDDAYIGMGFTAERVAERWKVNREDQDAWALRSHQRAARALGEGRFDAEIVPITVERDRWEGTARRTEEVVFRQDELVRPDTSLEKLAKLRPAFKVDGTVTAGNASPYSDGAGALVLMNRQKADALGVRPLARFVTFATSGVDPDIMGIAPVKAVPKALRRAGMALGDVDLIELNEAFAAQVLGVMRELDMPEDRTNVNGGAIALGHPLGATGAKLSTQLIHELGRRGGGVGLVTMCVGGGMGAAGIFEVYG
- a CDS encoding 3-hydroxyacyl-CoA dehydrogenase/enoyl-CoA hydratase family protein — its product is MRIRKIGVVGAGTMGSGIAALAASAGVPVVLLDVPGGEGDRNGPARKGLERALKAKPAAFMDPDRARLVETGNTEDDLEKLAGCDWIVEAIVEQPGPKQALYARLEELLPPHAVVATNTSGIPMRTLVEGRGEGFRRRFLGTHFFNPVRYLHLLEVIRTPDTDPATIRAIREFGERVLGKGTVLAKDVPGFIANRLGVYGSVQTMRLMEEHDLTIDEVDTLNGPLVGRPKSATFRTADLSGLDILKHVREGLSQATGEDFAMPEWVSDLVAQGRLGEKTGAGFYTKEGKQIRTLDWKTGEYRPQEKPEIPGVAELQGKPLAERVRGVLELPGKYGAFARALYARTWHYTLEKAPELAYDVVAVDRALEWGFAFERGPFRQMDAVGLDRVRELIAAEGLPEPELLRRAGPAFYREDGHVAFDGSVVPTPEAPGRISLAALGRDGRVLEEGAEAALLDLGDGVALLEFRSKLGTLGEGVLRMLHTALERVAGEDRAGLVIGHEDARAFSAGANLVATLGAAKEGRWEELDRSVRAFQDTILSIRRASFPVVVAPFGLALGGGAEMTLHADRVQAHAELYTGLVETGVGLLPAGGGTKELLFRFTADLQPYEDADPFEAVRRAFGLIALAKTSASALEARRMGFLRECDRISMGRHHLLADAKARVLDLAPGYTAPLPRTVTALGKKALGNLRYGIWALREAGQITDHEVQIANEVAYVLCGGDGSPREVTEQDVLDLEREGFLRLLGTEKTQERIAHTLKTGKPLRN
- a CDS encoding TonB-dependent receptor — its product is MKSTHVLFTCVCAALLAPPLAHAQDAGEISLESLLNQEVSSASKFAQRIADAPSAVTVVTAEDIRRMGAVDLPDALRMVPGLSMRAKTRGTYTASARNAYDPASPRMLVLVDGRPTALEIHSTTLWEAVEVALEQVERIEVVRGPGSALYGGNAYDGVISITTRRPAGGTDVVSSVAAGEHRERQATVTVRHTAAAVRIDGFAQTAASGLGAAFVTADGTRLERSTEMNKGSLRLGWSNARGVDVELAGGMSDGKSIQFWTLGEPFAYKPFETRYAQLGFTLPALVGGAELRSRVNFIARTLGDPALDGTESTRTEGEVTLSRALGAHRGILGATANHLHVEENYYMPEHADQNIFGVYVQDIWSISRVLEVTAGARYDRHPLAGGKVSPRATLLVRPSPLHTVRTSAGRAFRYPTVLENHMRLPLRLGGGLVIEAAGSEKLRPEGITSYEMGYIGSPHPALTLTADLFVNRYDNAVRFQMTDFIHLPNGTPIPVRGEFTSVAGGNARGGELGAVVLPAEWLRFQANYAYLDLENAKGMRVLTAPEHKVNAEVGVRPLRPVWVNLTYHHLSEADYTGLVSTASPYGHPTVLPAGGIFHLNAAADLWRGLSGSVLVQNLGDRRYQDIYGGESFGRRVVAKLSMKL
- a CDS encoding methyl-accepting chemotaxis protein, which produces MIQVKAPNRLRAVEPPFPGTALPAPQEPERPDEPTPAEGAVPKRRAAVSRWFADLGLRGKFLLGFAAVDLLFVAFVAVFLAGQWQELRRAETRLGEQGARLAALIGSPVAPALEFGDTATVRQIVRENASLVPELVQIAVYQDGRALVREGSSTDAVPQAVLSGEAQVRRDGAVFVSRPLPLAVGEAAVVLELSTAALRARVRESVIFAGVLSLAFLLSGLVISLLLARGIVRSVQLVVATVSDVTADGRWDLTRRVPETGGDEPGRLAGWINGFLAETGTLVGSVKRAAGGVTAGGEEIAIALEQLSASAEALSESIEHVAENATRQVDRLRENAEQARQTAELAEQVRGRATGAGRSAAGVVESAREGHGVAERARGKMSRISERTAETRRAMDELHALSGRIDAVVGAIRGIAAQTNLLALNAAIEAARAGEYGRGFAVVADEVRKLAEAAARHTAEIGESVESIRDKVSGAVASVANVEAEVADGVAVIGSTAALLERVVLEVEVVAGEVREITVLAVEQGSSLEHVLAGAMELAELGELQAASATEMAATVEEQTASTAEVARSAEALNRIVRELQAETARIHV
- a CDS encoding YfiR family protein — translated: MPKPTRKLRVPIAAALLLLACIPRLGAQTDLPLDVQVPLLLRVLAYDRALDRSGDGDVVVAVLYDAASTASSESRSAFARAVRGGKITTVNGRTIRLVEINVAAGQVDAALRRNRAVAAYLTAGLDARVDQLVAAGGASRTLMMTGNSEWVRRGVPVGVGTAGGRPQLVINLPSARGAGADLPSSLLQIATVVQ